The following coding sequences are from one Dehalococcoidia bacterium window:
- a CDS encoding HAD family hydrolase, producing MQIRVMLFDLWGTLFIDDSAAVSTMERRNAARVRMAAEALAALGFEYDASRIDLAFRAAAEEHAHIHAEGLDLSAEGRTVLYLRHLDPRLAGALDDEGWRRMHEAILTPALLAPPAVMPGAVETLLQVRALGLPLGLISNAGATPGFVLRRIMDDHGLLEHFDHTVFSDEVEVAKPSPAIFEHALDAFDVEPREAAFIGDQPVLDVLGPRNAGIWSIQIGDRSEDGIEPHARISVLSELVPAMRTLGLLD from the coding sequence ATGCAGATTCGCGTCATGCTGTTCGACCTCTGGGGCACGCTCTTCATCGACGACTCGGCCGCCGTCTCCACGATGGAACGAAGGAACGCTGCCCGCGTCCGCATGGCGGCCGAAGCGCTCGCCGCGCTCGGGTTCGAGTACGACGCGTCACGTATCGATCTCGCCTTTCGCGCGGCCGCCGAGGAGCACGCACACATCCACGCCGAAGGCCTTGATCTCAGCGCAGAGGGACGCACCGTCCTCTACTTGCGCCATCTCGATCCACGACTCGCAGGCGCCCTCGACGATGAGGGTTGGCGCCGCATGCACGAAGCTATCCTGACGCCGGCGCTCTTGGCGCCTCCCGCTGTCATGCCGGGGGCGGTCGAGACGCTGCTGCAGGTCAGGGCACTCGGCCTGCCCCTCGGCCTGATCTCGAACGCCGGCGCCACGCCGGGCTTCGTGCTGCGCCGCATCATGGATGACCACGGTCTGCTCGAGCACTTCGACCACACGGTGTTTTCGGATGAAGTCGAAGTCGCGAAGCCCTCACCGGCGATCTTCGAGCACGCGCTCGATGCGTTCGATGTCGAACCGCGCGAGGCGGCGTTCATCGGCGATCAGCCGGTCCTCGACGTCCTCGGCCCACGCAATGCCGGCATCTGGAGCATTCAGATCGGCGACCGTAGTGAAGACGGCATCGAGCCGCACGCGCGGATCAGTGTGCTGTCGGAGCTAGTGCCGGCGATGCGTACGCTGGGCCTGCTTGACTAA
- the tatA gene encoding twin-arginine translocase TatA/TatE family subunit: MPILAGLGPFGPWELALILLIVVLIFGVGRLPEVGGAVGKGIREFRKSTRDESAGDDTPPSDTVSSTTAVDDAPGPIASGSDKAFCTECGTANARGAKYCSQCGHAMTAGVS, encoded by the coding sequence ATGCCAATACTCGCAGGTCTGGGTCCGTTCGGGCCGTGGGAACTCGCCCTCATCCTTTTGATCGTCGTGCTCATCTTCGGCGTCGGCCGTCTGCCCGAAGTGGGCGGCGCCGTCGGCAAGGGCATCCGCGAGTTTCGCAAGAGCACGCGCGATGAGTCCGCTGGTGACGACACGCCGCCATCGGACACGGTGAGCAGCACAACCGCTGTTGACGACGCACCTGGCCCGATCGCCAGTGGCAGTGACAAGGCGTTCTGTACCGAGTGCGGCACCGCCAACGCTCGCGGCGCCAAGTACTGCTCCCAGTGCGGCCATGCGATGACGGCAGGCGTCAGCTAA
- a CDS encoding alpha/beta hydrolase, whose translation MKKRTTVFALAGIAAGAALLRRGGLREDLEWQELEKPGHIIDIDGYGVHIVEQGVGRAIVFIHGFGGQTFQYRHQLPYFARNHRVIAVDLKGFGYSERDANAGLSHTDQVAMLHSLLERLGIDHAVIVGHSMGGAVAQRFAAGHPAMVDALVLVAAMPADRRPRRAPLPAFALLPVLPLLARVAASRLLKYGFHDAANLTQEVREEYLRPARIKGSMYGLTKMMQDARSDLAVDLSRVTMPILLLYGAHDPVAPLSMAQQIRARIPRARLTVIERAAHLLLEERPDECNRAIGHFLRESVPAATTRA comes from the coding sequence ATGAAAAAACGCACTACTGTCTTCGCTCTCGCCGGCATAGCCGCTGGCGCCGCGCTGCTCCGGCGGGGCGGCCTGCGCGAAGACCTCGAGTGGCAGGAGTTGGAGAAGCCGGGCCACATCATCGACATCGACGGGTATGGCGTGCATATCGTCGAACAGGGCGTCGGGCGGGCGATTGTGTTCATTCACGGTTTCGGCGGCCAGACGTTCCAGTACCGGCACCAGCTTCCGTACTTCGCGCGCAATCATCGCGTGATCGCCGTCGACCTCAAGGGCTTCGGCTACAGCGAGCGCGATGCCAACGCCGGGCTCTCACACACGGACCAGGTCGCGATGCTGCACAGCCTGCTGGAGCGCCTCGGCATCGACCATGCCGTGATCGTCGGACACTCGATGGGCGGCGCCGTTGCGCAGCGCTTCGCCGCCGGCCACCCCGCCATGGTCGACGCGTTGGTCCTCGTCGCGGCGATGCCCGCGGACCGTCGCCCGCGCAGAGCGCCGCTGCCCGCCTTCGCGTTGCTGCCCGTGCTGCCGCTGCTGGCGCGTGTCGCCGCATCCCGTCTACTGAAGTACGGTTTCCACGACGCAGCGAACCTTACGCAGGAGGTGCGCGAAGAGTACCTGCGGCCGGCGCGCATCAAGGGTTCGATGTACGGCCTGACGAAGATGATGCAGGACGCACGGTCCGACCTGGCCGTCGACCTGTCGCGCGTCACCATGCCCATACTCCTGCTGTACGGCGCTCACGATCCCGTGGCGCCGCTCTCCATGGCCCAGCAGATCCGCGCGCGCATTCCCCGGGCCCGTCTCACTGTCATCGAGCGGGCAGCGCACCTGCTGCTCGAGGAGCGCCCCGACGAGTGCAATCGCGCTATCGGGCACTTCCTGCGCGAGTCGGTCCCCGCGGCGACCACCCGGGCATAG
- a CDS encoding LemA family protein, giving the protein MAVWIIIGVVVAVIVVLAIILVGMYNGLVQARLRVKEAWSGIDVQLKRRASLIPNLVETVKGYAAHERETLQNVTEARAQLQQAGSPGAAAEANNMLTQTLRSLFAVAEAYPDLKANENFMHLQEELSDTEDKIAYSRQFYNTNVLSYNTKTQTFPSVVFANMFNFEQEEFFEAEEEAREDVRVSFTTPAASA; this is encoded by the coding sequence GTGGCTGTATGGATCATCATCGGCGTGGTCGTCGCCGTCATCGTCGTGCTCGCGATCATTCTGGTCGGGATGTACAACGGCCTGGTGCAGGCGCGTCTGCGCGTGAAGGAAGCGTGGTCGGGCATCGATGTGCAGCTCAAACGGCGCGCATCGCTGATCCCCAACCTTGTCGAGACGGTGAAGGGCTACGCGGCGCATGAACGCGAGACGCTGCAAAACGTGACGGAGGCGCGCGCGCAGTTGCAGCAGGCGGGGTCACCCGGGGCCGCGGCCGAGGCGAACAACATGCTCACGCAGACGCTGCGCTCGTTGTTCGCCGTCGCCGAAGCATACCCCGACTTGAAGGCTAACGAGAACTTCATGCACCTCCAGGAAGAGCTGTCCGATACCGAGGACAAGATCGCCTACTCGCGCCAGTTCTACAACACCAACGTGCTCTCGTATAACACCAAGACGCAGACCTTTCCTTCGGTGGTCTTTGCCAACATGTTCAACTTCGAACAGGAAGAGTTCTTCGAGGCGGAAGAAGAGGCGCGCGAGGATGTGCGCGTCAGCTTCACGACGCCCGCCGCGAGCGCATAG
- a CDS encoding M48 family metallopeptidase, giving the protein MANVQSVPGDVEQPVLIYDRISANKRETWLMMFLFVVVLGAFVTALGYAMGIDLIFAPFAFVGLAAYALFSYYASSSVALGVSGAREVTREQEPDLVRIVENLSIGSGLPMPKVYVIEDSAPNAFATGRDPKHAAVTATRGLLDKLDKAEVEGVMAHEMSHIGNYDIRVMTITVVLVGLIALLADVFLRWTWFGAGRRSSNRDKGGRGAAIVAIVAILFAVLAPIIAKFIQLAISRRREYLADASGALLCRNPDALARALEKISSDKEPLEAANKATAHMYFENPLKEHASALNNLFSTHPPVEERIRLLRAM; this is encoded by the coding sequence ATGGCGAATGTCCAGTCCGTGCCCGGCGATGTCGAACAGCCGGTACTGATCTACGACCGCATCTCCGCGAACAAACGCGAGACGTGGTTGATGATGTTCCTCTTCGTCGTGGTATTGGGCGCCTTCGTGACCGCGCTGGGCTACGCGATGGGCATCGACCTGATCTTTGCGCCGTTCGCGTTCGTCGGGCTTGCCGCATATGCCCTGTTCAGCTACTACGCCAGTTCGAGCGTCGCGTTGGGCGTGAGCGGCGCGCGCGAAGTGACCAGGGAGCAGGAGCCGGACCTGGTCCGGATCGTCGAGAACCTGAGCATAGGCTCGGGTCTGCCGATGCCGAAGGTCTACGTCATCGAAGACAGCGCCCCCAACGCCTTCGCGACGGGACGCGACCCGAAGCACGCGGCCGTCACGGCGACGCGCGGCCTTCTGGACAAGCTAGACAAGGCCGAAGTCGAAGGCGTCATGGCGCACGAGATGTCGCACATCGGCAACTACGATATCCGCGTGATGACGATCACCGTAGTCCTGGTCGGGCTGATCGCGCTCCTGGCCGACGTGTTCCTGCGCTGGACGTGGTTCGGGGCGGGACGGCGCAGCAGCAACCGCGACAAGGGCGGCCGCGGCGCGGCGATCGTCGCGATCGTCGCGATCTTGTTCGCGGTCCTGGCGCCGATCATCGCCAAGTTCATCCAGCTCGCGATTTCGCGGAGGCGCGAGTATCTGGCGGACGCATCGGGGGCGCTCCTGTGCCGGAACCCCGACGCTCTGGCCCGCGCGCTCGAGAAGATCTCGTCGGACAAGGAACCCCTGGAGGCAGCCAACAAGGCGACGGCGCACATGTACTTCGAGAATCCGCTGAAGGAGCACGCATCTGCGCTGAACAACCTGTTCAGCACCCATCCCCCCGTCGAGGAGCGAATCCGCCTGCTGCGCGCGATGTAA
- the secG gene encoding preprotein translocase subunit SecG: MEFADFINIAQILVATILMLVILLQAKGSGIGTALGGGTNSSFRTRRGVEKTLFQLTIVLAFVFLIVSIWAVRASIE; encoded by the coding sequence TTGGAATTTGCAGACTTTATCAATATCGCCCAGATACTCGTCGCGACGATCCTGATGCTCGTCATCCTGCTCCAGGCGAAGGGTTCGGGCATCGGCACGGCGTTGGGCGGTGGCACCAACAGCAGCTTCCGGACACGACGGGGCGTCGAGAAGACGCTATTCCAGCTGACGATCGTGCTCGCCTTCGTCTTCCTGATCGTCTCGATCTGGGCGGTGCGCGCGTCGATCGAGTAA